A single Echinimonas agarilytica DNA region contains:
- a CDS encoding MltR family transcriptional regulator yields MKSTIESMQTINVPINEEESIPLMEAITRLPTLRGSLTLIMDQLDILLQSALEQSFQGEDEATRYVTAPLLTQESPLHDSLLKARLLVALGKIDATVFADIEHLGHLRQQLINSPEEVGFTSAVALNALGTLNHFDSMLLQQFEMRLQNVPEDPDLSAQYLTTVESSIRAALALSVQTIAQKIAT; encoded by the coding sequence ATGAAGAGTACAATCGAATCGATGCAAACGATTAACGTTCCAATTAATGAAGAAGAGTCTATCCCTTTGATGGAAGCCATTACGCGCTTACCCACATTGAGAGGTAGCCTGACACTGATTATGGATCAACTCGACATTCTACTGCAGAGTGCTCTTGAGCAGTCTTTTCAAGGAGAAGATGAGGCCACACGTTATGTCACCGCTCCGCTATTAACGCAAGAAAGCCCGCTGCATGATTCTTTGCTTAAAGCTCGGTTACTCGTTGCCTTGGGTAAAATAGATGCCACCGTGTTTGCTGACATTGAACATCTCGGCCACCTTCGTCAACAGCTGATTAACTCCCCAGAAGAAGTCGGATTTACCTCTGCCGTTGCATTGAATGCTCTGGGCACGCTCAACCATTTTGATTCAATGCTGCTGCAACAATTTGAAATGCGCTTGCAGAATGTGCCTGAGGACCCCGACTTATCAGCACAATATTTAACCACAGTTGAGTCGAGTATTCGCGCAGCTCTGGCACTGTCAGTTCAGACTATTGCCCAGAAGATAGCGACCTAA
- a CDS encoding sensor histidine kinase produces MKIRPSIRIYFLVAMLFTGTLTIGVLTATAVNYFFSGMDMAMSGMLRSQAMALALGDNDSPLQADDLTIAATWQDLPLPIQYNFVEAELTPNKLVKVIDGIPIISPPKFGYFVMKIVEGDKVRYAALVLEHLRKDEKFNGQLPPFFYIILTGLVAILFFSLVLIVVQRKIASPVERLRNWAKGLDKEQLTQPVPNFHYSELNSLAELIRSSLSSVQKSLEREQRFLGYASHELRTPIAVTRTNAELLRKMINKQIPTQKQLAVLDRIERAGYTMTDLTETLLWLNRQEGKSLPSQVLQIGELTKQIESELHYLLQGKPVDVNLSVDNAEAELPESLCRIVIANLIRNAFQHTQKGKVDIIQTDRKISIVNHNHGTETSEDNLGFGLGLELTQRLIAHHGWHYKTIHDEQAWKVEVIFNR; encoded by the coding sequence GTGAAAATAAGACCGAGTATTCGAATTTACTTTCTCGTTGCCATGCTATTCACCGGCACACTGACCATTGGCGTACTGACAGCAACCGCTGTGAATTACTTTTTCTCAGGCATGGATATGGCGATGAGCGGCATGCTTCGCTCGCAAGCTATGGCCCTTGCGCTAGGAGACAATGATTCACCACTGCAAGCGGATGACTTAACCATTGCGGCAACATGGCAAGATTTACCGCTTCCCATCCAATACAACTTTGTTGAAGCTGAGTTAACCCCAAATAAATTGGTCAAGGTCATTGATGGTATTCCAATCATATCTCCACCGAAGTTTGGCTACTTTGTGATGAAAATTGTAGAAGGCGACAAGGTTCGTTACGCAGCTTTAGTATTGGAACACCTCCGCAAGGATGAAAAATTTAATGGGCAATTGCCACCATTCTTCTACATCATTTTAACCGGCTTGGTTGCAATACTTTTCTTCTCCTTAGTATTAATTGTGGTGCAGCGGAAAATTGCATCACCAGTTGAGCGCTTAAGAAATTGGGCCAAAGGCTTAGATAAAGAACAGCTGACTCAGCCCGTTCCTAACTTTCACTACAGCGAATTAAATTCATTGGCAGAATTGATTCGTTCGAGTCTTAGCTCCGTGCAAAAAAGCCTTGAACGAGAGCAACGCTTTTTAGGCTATGCCAGTCATGAATTGCGCACCCCCATTGCAGTAACCCGCACAAATGCAGAGTTACTCCGTAAGATGATCAATAAGCAAATTCCAACTCAAAAGCAGTTAGCGGTATTGGATCGAATCGAGCGCGCAGGCTATACAATGACCGACCTAACTGAAACCCTGTTGTGGCTTAATCGCCAAGAAGGAAAGTCATTACCAAGTCAGGTTCTTCAAATCGGTGAATTAACGAAACAAATTGAGTCAGAACTTCATTATTTACTGCAAGGCAAACCCGTTGATGTCAATCTAAGCGTGGATAACGCCGAAGCCGAGCTACCTGAAAGCTTATGTCGTATTGTCATTGCCAATTTAATCCGGAACGCGTTCCAGCACACTCAAAAAGGCAAAGTTGATATCATTCAAACAGATAGGAAAATTTCCATCGTCAACCATAACCATGGCACTGAAACAAGCGAAGACAATCTAGGTTTCGGATTGGGGCTGGAGTTAACTCAACGACTCATTGCACATCACGGCTGGCATTACAAAACCATTCACGATGAACAAGCTTGGAAAGTTGAGGTGATATTCAATCGTTAA
- a CDS encoding response regulator transcription factor has protein sequence MAENLQLLLVEDDIDLATAIIDYLELEGIQCDHAANGLSGYSLIESNHYDVVILDLNLPKMNGLEVSERIRSQGIDVPILMLTARDTLDDKLTGFSKGADDYLVKPFAMEELIVRTQVLSRRRSGQISKLKVDDLQLDLQKKVATRANQAIKLSPIGIKLLECLLRNSPNTVSRDKLMQSVWGDVQPDSNSLKVHMFNLRKAVDGHSEHKLIHTITGHGFALKKEEAQA, from the coding sequence ATGGCTGAAAATCTACAACTGCTGCTGGTGGAAGATGATATCGACCTCGCAACAGCCATTATCGACTACCTAGAACTGGAAGGCATCCAGTGTGATCATGCCGCAAATGGTTTATCGGGCTACAGCCTTATTGAATCAAACCACTATGATGTTGTGATCCTAGATTTAAACCTTCCCAAAATGAACGGCCTTGAGGTCAGTGAACGCATTCGCTCTCAAGGCATTGATGTGCCAATCCTGATGCTAACCGCGCGCGACACCTTGGACGACAAGCTAACCGGTTTTTCGAAAGGTGCAGATGACTATTTAGTGAAACCATTTGCCATGGAAGAATTGATTGTTCGCACCCAAGTGCTTTCTCGTCGGCGCAGCGGCCAAATCAGTAAGCTTAAAGTGGACGATCTTCAGTTAGATTTACAAAAAAAAGTAGCTACGCGTGCCAATCAAGCCATTAAGCTTTCACCAATCGGCATTAAGTTATTGGAATGTTTACTGCGGAATAGTCCGAATACCGTTTCTCGTGACAAATTGATGCAAAGCGTATGGGGAGATGTTCAGCCAGACAGCAATAGCCTCAAGGTACACATGTTTAATCTAAGAAAAGCTGTTGATGGCCATTCAGAACACAAGCTGATTCACACCATCACAGGACACGGATTTGCCTTGAAAAAAGAAGAGGCCCAAGCGTGA
- a CDS encoding PTS mannitol transporter subunit IICB: MLNSNTKSRIQSFGRFLSNMVMPNIAAFIAWGFITALFIPSGWLPNATLAVMIDPMITYMLPLLIGYTGGKLIAAERGGVVGAVTTMGCIVGSDDPMFLGAMIAGPLAGWVIKTVDSALEGKVKSGFEMLVNNFSAGIVGMLLSLLALVVLGPLADWFAEALAAGVDTLVQHNLLPLTSILVEPAKVLFLNNAINHGIFSPISMQQASEVGQSIFFLIESNPGPGLGVLLAYSLFSHGLSKQTAPGAIIIQFFGGIHEVYFPYVLMNPRLLLAVIAGGATGVATMSMFNAGLVSPASPGSIFAILLMSPKSSMLGVVVSIVSSTLVSFIIASFFVKRAALEAKANEELGAEYTPTANTPIANVHTEAEGSVGSQQVFAPVVPIQPLPEKTFKTIVVACDAGMGSSAMGANLLRKKVVAAALDIDVRNMAIDHLTDDIDIIITHQELTRRAINKAPSAEHLSLSNFTDDVFYDDLISRLKE; the protein is encoded by the coding sequence ATGCTCAACAGCAATACCAAAAGCCGAATTCAATCGTTCGGACGCTTCTTAAGTAATATGGTGATGCCCAATATCGCTGCGTTTATCGCATGGGGATTTATCACCGCTTTATTTATACCAAGCGGCTGGCTACCGAATGCAACGTTGGCGGTGATGATCGACCCCATGATCACCTACATGTTGCCGCTGCTCATTGGTTATACCGGCGGTAAGTTGATCGCTGCCGAACGCGGTGGTGTGGTAGGCGCAGTTACCACTATGGGCTGCATTGTTGGCTCTGATGATCCGATGTTTTTAGGCGCGATGATTGCTGGTCCACTCGCGGGATGGGTGATTAAAACGGTGGACAGCGCGCTTGAAGGCAAGGTCAAAAGTGGCTTTGAGATGTTGGTAAACAACTTCTCAGCGGGCATTGTTGGTATGTTGCTATCGTTACTTGCATTAGTGGTACTTGGGCCCTTGGCCGATTGGTTTGCAGAGGCGCTTGCCGCAGGTGTTGATACCTTAGTGCAGCACAACCTATTACCACTGACTTCAATTTTGGTGGAGCCTGCCAAAGTTCTATTTCTCAACAATGCCATTAACCATGGCATTTTTTCGCCCATTAGCATGCAACAAGCCAGTGAAGTGGGCCAGTCTATTTTCTTTTTGATCGAGTCCAATCCTGGACCCGGTTTAGGTGTTCTACTGGCGTATAGCTTGTTCAGCCACGGCCTTTCCAAACAAACCGCGCCCGGCGCCATTATCATTCAGTTCTTTGGTGGTATCCATGAGGTGTACTTTCCCTACGTATTAATGAATCCGCGCCTACTGCTGGCCGTGATTGCAGGCGGAGCAACGGGGGTGGCAACCATGAGCATGTTTAATGCAGGATTAGTCTCTCCGGCATCACCAGGCAGCATATTTGCCATATTGCTGATGAGCCCCAAAAGCAGCATGTTGGGCGTTGTAGTGTCGATTGTTAGCTCCACACTTGTATCTTTTATTATTGCCAGCTTTTTCGTGAAACGAGCAGCATTAGAAGCGAAAGCAAACGAAGAATTGGGCGCTGAATATACCCCTACAGCCAATACTCCTATAGCCAATGTTCATACTGAAGCTGAGGGCTCTGTGGGATCTCAACAAGTATTCGCGCCAGTTGTTCCTATTCAACCGTTGCCAGAAAAAACATTTAAAACAATCGTGGTGGCTTGTGATGCAGGCATGGGTTCAAGCGCAATGGGTGCGAACTTGCTCCGTAAAAAAGTAGTGGCTGCTGCGCTGGATATCGACGTTCGAAATATGGCGATTGACCATTTGACTGATGATATCGACATCATCATTACGCACCAAGAGCTCACGCGTCGGGCGATAAACAAAGCACCATCGGCCGAGCATTTGTCGCTGTCTAACTTTACCGATGATGTGTTTTACGATGACTTAATCAGCCGACTAAAGGAATAG
- a CDS encoding PTS mannitol transporter subunit IICBA has translation MLNDNVKVRVQSFGRFLSNMVMPNIGAFIAWGFITALFIPSGWLPNETLAGLVGPMITYLLPLLIGYTGGKLIGGDRGGVVGAATTMGVIVGSDMPMFMGAMMAGPLGGWAIKKVDAALEGKVKSGFEMLVNNFSAGIVGMLLALAAMMVIGPFATGVSTVLASGVNVLVQHNLLPLTSILVEPAKILFLNNAINHGIFSPLGIQQASEMGQSIFFLIESNPGPGLGILLAYTLFGSGNAKQSAPGALIIHFFGGIHEIYFPYVLMNPRLLLAVIAGGATGVATMAMFNAGLVSPASPGSIIALLMMTPKASIVGVLLSVLTSTAVSFVVASVFVKSAAAQEGDEDSLAQASAQMKGMKQSSKGKESQPAAGITIAEVSTSHIKKIIVACDAGMGSSAMGAAILRKKVQAQNLNIMVKNLAINDLPDDIDIVVTHQNLTERALRECPTAQHLSLSNFMDHAFYDQLVARLTEHAEGTDAAPIASTQVEVATAPQQHDDILTVENIYIDQPTMSRDNAIRLVGQKLYEAGFVDADYQSAMIEREAQVSTYMANGVAIPHGTSDAKHRVKKTGLVVCQFPQGVMYGTEGEQAHILIGIAATGDEHMKVLSSLAEIMGHQRLMDLLATTDNSTLIYKVLSGESAYYLAKSA, from the coding sequence ATGCTCAATGACAACGTAAAGGTTCGAGTTCAATCATTCGGACGCTTCTTAAGTAACATGGTCATGCCAAATATTGGCGCCTTCATCGCGTGGGGATTTATCACCGCGTTATTTATACCAAGCGGCTGGCTGCCCAATGAAACTCTGGCAGGTTTAGTCGGTCCGATGATCACTTATCTTTTACCACTCCTAATTGGTTATACCGGTGGTAAATTAATCGGTGGTGACCGCGGTGGTGTGGTAGGTGCAGCCACCACCATGGGCGTCATCGTCGGTTCAGACATGCCGATGTTTATGGGTGCAATGATGGCCGGTCCATTAGGTGGATGGGCAATTAAGAAGGTTGATGCTGCACTTGAAGGCAAGGTCAAAAGTGGCTTTGAGATGTTAGTGAACAACTTCTCCGCTGGCATTGTGGGGATGTTACTCGCACTTGCAGCCATGATGGTAATCGGCCCGTTCGCGACGGGTGTCTCAACTGTTTTAGCCTCGGGGGTGAATGTACTCGTTCAGCACAATTTATTGCCTCTGACCTCTATTTTGGTTGAGCCTGCAAAAATCCTATTCTTAAACAACGCCATTAATCACGGTATTTTCTCGCCTTTAGGCATTCAACAAGCCAGCGAAATGGGCCAATCAATCTTTTTCTTGATTGAGTCAAACCCCGGTCCAGGTTTGGGCATTTTGTTAGCGTACACCTTGTTCGGCAGTGGCAACGCAAAACAATCTGCGCCAGGTGCTTTGATCATTCACTTCTTTGGCGGTATTCATGAAATTTACTTCCCGTATGTACTCATGAATCCACGTTTATTGTTAGCTGTGATTGCAGGCGGCGCAACAGGTGTTGCAACGATGGCAATGTTCAATGCAGGCCTTGTATCTCCAGCATCTCCGGGCAGCATCATTGCGTTACTCATGATGACACCAAAAGCGAGCATCGTGGGCGTACTGTTGTCGGTGCTGACTTCTACGGCCGTATCATTTGTTGTGGCAAGTGTGTTTGTGAAAAGTGCTGCGGCTCAAGAAGGCGACGAAGACTCTCTAGCGCAAGCATCAGCTCAAATGAAAGGCATGAAGCAATCGTCTAAAGGCAAAGAAAGCCAACCTGCCGCTGGCATCACGATTGCTGAAGTAAGCACAAGTCACATCAAAAAAATCATTGTGGCATGCGATGCTGGCATGGGTTCAAGTGCGATGGGTGCGGCGATTCTGCGCAAAAAAGTGCAAGCACAGAATCTCAACATCATGGTGAAGAACCTCGCGATTAACGATCTGCCGGATGACATCGATATTGTTGTTACCCACCAGAACCTCACAGAACGTGCATTACGTGAATGCCCTACTGCACAACACTTGTCGCTCAGTAACTTCATGGATCACGCATTCTATGACCAGCTCGTGGCTCGATTAACCGAACATGCAGAGGGTACGGATGCAGCTCCTATTGCTAGCACTCAAGTTGAGGTGGCAACTGCCCCTCAACAGCACGACGACATTCTTACGGTTGAAAACATTTATATCGACCAGCCCACCATGAGCCGCGATAACGCCATTCGCTTGGTCGGCCAGAAACTTTACGAAGCTGGATTTGTGGATGCCGATTACCAAAGCGCAATGATTGAGCGCGAAGCACAAGTTTCTACTTACATGGCCAATGGTGTTGCTATTCCACACGGCACTTCTGACGCAAAACACCGCGTGAAGAAAACAGGCTTAGTCGTCTGCCAATTCCCACAAGGTGTGATGTACGGCACTGAAGGTGAACAAGCCCACATTTTGATTGGTATCGCCGCCACCGGTGACGAACACATGAAAGTACTTTCATCACTTGCCGAAATCATGGGTCACCAACGCTTGATGGATCTACTCGCAACGACCGACAACAGCACGCTTATTTACAAAGTGCTCTCTGGTGAGTCGGCGTACTACTTGGCCAAGAGTGCCTAA
- the ptsP gene encoding phosphoenolpyruvate--protein phosphotransferase: MTNSLATAVRQIILTAPINGTMVDLNTVPDPLFAQQLVGKGVAIYPKQSPQKQSLIAPCSGEITLVHSYNHAAILTTESGIEILLHIGVDTILLKGEGFEPQVKVGDTVQTGDTLITFDTSLIEHKAASSHTMMVVTNAADSHIITPELGDVLVGDSCLTIDLGEESTVDVNTPNSAEHSAMSSGPISLPNPAGLHARPSANLVAAANKFSAQIDIKFGDKTANARSLVALLGLGTRLHDSIEVLASGDDAQHAIDHIRQAIVEGLGEDCAAEQLAAYSPPNHAKELPEEVSLLAQSNDDPNVLQGVAASPGLAIGQVFQLAEDLFELHEHGEDIKAESELFVSAVSDAKHQLSCLKHNVVSAGNAEQAEIFDAHMTLLDDPDLTAHVEQQINTGKSAAFSWQQAIDAQCNTLKQLDNEIMAGRVADLEDVCKRVLRSILDIPEQSLDLPDNTILVARDLTPSMTVKLDTRKVVGFATSEGGSSSHSAILARSMDIPAIAAVGKQTDALENGANVVLDGFKGTLKINVTDDEIKSIKAQQAKAAVQAQLDLAAKDEHAVTNDGHTMEIVANIGNLEDSKKSMTLGAEGVGLLRSEFLFLDRNTAPSEDEQFTTYNGIVQSQQGQPVIIRTLDVGGDKPLDYMPMPTEENPFLGERGIRIGINRPSILKTQVRAILRAAQHNPKSLVRIMFPMISTIEELRAAKGVVHAEAKALNVTNFEVGIMVEVPSTAVMADLFAKEADFFSIGSNDLTQYTLAIDRGHPKLAAQVDGIHPSVLRLIELTCKGAHKYGKWVGVCGGIASDTQAVPLLIGLGVDELSVSVPSLPAIKAHVRELSLKDCQSLAQKALDLETASQVRALSSGR, translated from the coding sequence ATGACAAACTCCCTTGCGACTGCAGTTCGCCAAATCATTTTAACCGCGCCTATCAATGGCACCATGGTCGATCTCAACACGGTTCCCGATCCACTTTTCGCTCAGCAATTAGTCGGCAAAGGGGTTGCGATTTATCCAAAGCAATCACCTCAAAAACAATCTCTTATTGCTCCGTGCAGCGGCGAAATCACCTTAGTTCATTCCTACAACCATGCCGCAATCCTAACCACAGAATCTGGTATTGAGATATTGCTACACATCGGGGTCGATACCATTTTACTCAAAGGTGAAGGCTTTGAACCTCAGGTTAAAGTGGGCGACACCGTGCAAACAGGCGACACTTTAATCACCTTTGACACATCACTCATTGAGCACAAAGCTGCCAGTTCACACACCATGATGGTCGTGACCAATGCAGCCGATTCACACATCATCACGCCTGAGTTAGGTGACGTTTTAGTGGGCGACAGCTGCTTAACCATCGATTTAGGGGAAGAGTCCACGGTGGATGTAAACACCCCCAATAGCGCCGAACATTCAGCCATGAGTTCGGGCCCCATCAGCTTGCCTAACCCCGCGGGTCTGCATGCACGACCAAGTGCGAACTTAGTGGCCGCCGCCAACAAATTCAGCGCCCAAATTGACATTAAATTTGGCGACAAAACAGCCAACGCGCGTTCGCTAGTTGCTTTGTTAGGATTGGGTACGCGCCTGCATGACAGTATTGAAGTATTGGCCTCAGGTGATGATGCGCAACACGCCATCGACCACATCCGGCAAGCGATTGTAGAAGGCCTTGGCGAAGACTGCGCAGCAGAACAACTAGCAGCCTATTCGCCTCCAAATCATGCGAAAGAGCTTCCCGAAGAAGTCTCGTTGTTAGCACAGTCGAACGACGATCCCAACGTTTTACAAGGAGTAGCGGCTTCACCGGGGCTAGCAATTGGGCAGGTATTCCAATTAGCAGAAGACTTATTTGAACTTCACGAGCATGGTGAAGATATCAAGGCAGAAAGCGAACTGTTCGTTTCTGCCGTATCGGATGCCAAACATCAATTGTCTTGTCTCAAACACAATGTGGTGTCTGCAGGCAATGCTGAACAAGCTGAAATTTTCGATGCTCACATGACCTTGTTGGATGATCCGGATTTAACAGCTCACGTTGAGCAACAGATTAACACCGGTAAATCGGCGGCTTTCAGCTGGCAACAAGCCATCGATGCACAATGCAACACGCTCAAACAACTAGACAACGAGATCATGGCTGGACGTGTCGCAGACCTTGAAGATGTGTGCAAACGTGTGCTTCGTTCCATTCTCGATATTCCTGAGCAGTCGTTAGACTTGCCCGACAACACTATTCTGGTGGCACGTGATTTAACCCCCTCCATGACGGTGAAATTAGACACTCGAAAAGTTGTTGGATTTGCTACATCCGAAGGCGGCTCTTCAAGTCACTCGGCAATTCTAGCGCGCAGCATGGACATTCCGGCCATTGCTGCAGTTGGAAAGCAAACGGATGCTCTTGAGAATGGCGCAAATGTGGTGCTCGATGGTTTTAAAGGCACACTGAAAATCAATGTTACCGATGACGAAATTAAGTCGATTAAAGCACAACAAGCGAAAGCCGCTGTACAAGCTCAATTAGATCTTGCTGCTAAAGACGAGCATGCCGTCACAAACGACGGACACACGATGGAAATTGTGGCCAATATAGGCAATCTCGAAGACTCGAAAAAATCCATGACGTTAGGCGCTGAAGGTGTTGGATTGCTCCGCAGCGAATTTCTATTCTTAGACCGCAACACTGCGCCAAGTGAAGATGAACAATTCACGACCTACAACGGTATTGTTCAGTCTCAACAAGGCCAACCGGTGATCATCAGAACACTGGATGTAGGCGGCGATAAACCACTTGATTACATGCCAATGCCAACCGAAGAAAACCCGTTTCTGGGTGAGCGAGGTATTCGAATTGGTATCAATCGCCCTTCTATCTTAAAAACCCAAGTCCGCGCAATTTTGCGTGCAGCGCAACACAATCCGAAGAGTTTGGTAAGAATCATGTTCCCGATGATCTCAACCATTGAAGAACTCCGTGCTGCCAAGGGAGTTGTACACGCTGAAGCCAAAGCGCTGAATGTGACTAACTTTGAGGTGGGCATCATGGTGGAAGTTCCCTCTACTGCCGTGATGGCCGACTTGTTTGCTAAAGAAGCTGACTTTTTCTCTATTGGCTCTAATGATCTCACCCAGTACACGCTTGCTATCGACCGTGGACATCCAAAACTAGCAGCTCAAGTGGACGGTATTCACCCATCGGTATTACGCTTGATTGAATTAACCTGCAAAGGCGCGCATAAATATGGTAAGTGGGTGGGGGTATGCGGCGGTATTGCCTCTGATACACAAGCTGTACCGTTACTCATCGGCTTAGGCGTTGATGAATTATCAGTGAGTGTGCCGAGCTTACCTGCCATCAAAGCACACGTCCGCGAGTTATCATTGAAAGATTGCCAAAGCCTTGCCCAAAAGGCACTCGATTTGGAAACCGCATCGCAAGTAAGGGCTTTAAGCTCGGGACGTTAA
- a CDS encoding mannitol-1-phosphate 5-dehydrogenase translates to MKNLMQALHFGAGNIGRGFIGKLLADAGMKVTFADVNETVVNALKQKQQYYVDVVGEQSEVCLVTGVDALNSIHDDVPAKIAEVNMITTAVGPTVLKLLAPTIAQGIALRQQQGNVEALNVIACENMVRGTSQLKAMVMNELSDELKAFAAEHVGFVDSAVDRIVPPTENSEDDPLRVTVETFSEWIVDKTQFCGDIPDIAGMELTDNLLAFVQRKLFTLNTGHAATAYLGMTKGYATIADAINDTDIEQSVRNTMAESGEVLIRRFGFDREQHAQYINKIIGRFRNPHLHDEIIRVGRQPIRKLGAEDRLIKPLEGTLEYKVANENLLRTIAAAFLYKNDEDEQAVEVQEVIREQGIASAVCRFTNLEPGSIPEKSIVKAYEQQHVA, encoded by the coding sequence ATGAAAAATTTAATGCAAGCTCTTCACTTTGGCGCAGGCAACATTGGCCGCGGTTTTATTGGCAAATTATTAGCTGACGCAGGCATGAAAGTGACCTTCGCAGACGTGAATGAAACTGTGGTAAATGCATTGAAACAAAAGCAACAATACTACGTTGACGTGGTGGGCGAACAATCAGAAGTATGTTTGGTAACAGGTGTAGACGCACTGAATTCAATCCACGATGACGTGCCAGCCAAAATTGCTGAAGTCAACATGATCACTACGGCTGTTGGCCCTACAGTACTTAAGTTGCTCGCCCCCACCATTGCCCAAGGCATTGCGTTGCGTCAGCAGCAAGGTAACGTCGAAGCATTGAACGTCATCGCTTGTGAAAACATGGTCCGTGGTACGTCACAGCTCAAAGCAATGGTGATGAACGAACTTTCCGATGAGCTCAAAGCATTTGCCGCTGAACACGTTGGGTTTGTAGATTCAGCAGTAGACCGCATTGTGCCGCCCACTGAAAATTCTGAAGACGACCCACTGCGCGTCACGGTTGAAACATTCAGCGAGTGGATTGTGGACAAAACTCAATTCTGTGGTGACATCCCAGACATTGCAGGCATGGAACTTACCGACAATTTGTTGGCGTTTGTTCAGCGTAAATTATTCACACTCAACACCGGCCATGCTGCCACAGCTTACTTGGGCATGACCAAAGGCTACGCCACTATTGCCGATGCTATCAATGATACAGACATCGAACAAAGTGTTCGTAACACGATGGCAGAAAGTGGCGAAGTACTGATTCGTCGCTTTGGTTTCGACCGTGAACAACACGCACAGTACATCAACAAGATCATTGGTCGTTTCCGCAACCCTCACCTACACGATGAAATCATTCGTGTTGGCCGCCAACCGATTCGGAAGTTAGGCGCTGAAGATCGCTTGATTAAGCCTTTAGAAGGAACATTGGAATACAAGGTGGCCAACGAAAACTTGTTGCGCACCATTGCAGCGGCATTTTTATACAAAAATGATGAAGATGAGCAAGCTGTAGAAGTGCAAGAAGTGATTCGTGAACAAGGCATTGCTTCTGCGGTATGCCGCTTTACCAATTTAGAACCTGGCAGTATTCCTGAAAAATCAATCGTCAAAGCGTATGAGCAACAACACGTTGCTTAA